The DNA window ATCCTCGTCATCGGCATCATCGTCGGACTCGCCACACTCGGCGTGAAGGTCGGCGGCCTGCTCGCCCTGATCGGCGGCGGCGCCTTCATCATCGCCTTCGCCTTGCAGGACACCCTCAGCAATTTCGCCAACGGCGTGATGCTGATGATCTACCAGCCCTTCGATGTCGGCGACGCGGTCGAGATCGGTGGCGTTTCCGGCAGCGTCGATTCGGTGAGCCTCGTCAACACGACGATCCGCAGCTGGGACAACAAGATCATCCTCGTTCCGAACAAGAGCGTGTGGGGCCAGACGATCACCAACATCACCGGCGCCGACACGCGGCGGGTCGACATGATCTTCGGCATCAGCTACTCGGACGACATCGACAAGGCGCACGGTATCCTTGAGAAGATCGTCTCGGAAACGGAACTCGCCCTGGAAGATCCGGCACCGGTCATCCGGATGCACGAACTTGCCGATTCGTCGGTCAACTTCATCTGCAGGCCGTGGGCGAAGACCTCCGACTACTGGGCGGTCTATTGGGCCATCACCAAGCGCGTGAAGGAGGAATTCGACGCCAACGGCATCAGCATTCCGTTCCCGCAAACCGACGTGCACCTGCACCAGGCTGGCTGAGACACTTCAAAGCCCCTCGACCGAAGCCTCGGACTTGCTGACGACCGGTGGCAAGGAGTCGAGCGGGCGCATGCCGACCCGCACCAGCACCGCGCCGGCGAAGAGAACCATCGCATTGTAGTAGATCCAGATCTGCACCACGAGGAACGAGCCGATCACTCCGTAGACGCTGAAGTTGCTGCCGAACGAAAACAACCCCATCAGCGCGCTGCCACATTCC is part of the Haloferula helveola genome and encodes:
- a CDS encoding mechanosensitive ion channel family protein, translated to MFTKPLLLLCSLSLLITPLFGQDEPAATTVGDPTIELQTLKYELTPLTVADLEVEATAWRDLLKAKSTEIAKAQISSGAGDSPEIEVLRKEEDELMKRLSTVLDSWEAKGGDPEEMRAYLVAIKGAEMNVDNPTGLISAFRRWLQAEDGAVNWVKKLCIFGVIVLISAIVASFAAKLVSKAMDKHKGSSQLLDRFAGKVVRRGILVIGIIVGLATLGVKVGGLLALIGGGAFIIAFALQDTLSNFANGVMLMIYQPFDVGDAVEIGGVSGSVDSVSLVNTTIRSWDNKIILVPNKSVWGQTITNITGADTRRVDMIFGISYSDDIDKAHGILEKIVSETELALEDPAPVIRMHELADSSVNFICRPWAKTSDYWAVYWAITKRVKEEFDANGISIPFPQTDVHLHQAG